The Vibrio crassostreae genomic interval TCAGATGGTAGCGAAGCAAAACAGCGTAAAGCTGCACAAGCTCGTGATCCACGTTTAGGCAGCAAGAAAAAAATCCCGCTGATCGTTGAACCAGCGAAGAAGCCGACTAAACAAGAGCGCAAGCTGTCTAACGAACAAGAGTTAGAAATGCTTGAGAATGATGCTCAACTGAACACATTGCTAGATCGTATCGAAAATGGTGAGAACCTAGGTGCTGGTCTGCAGAAGTTTGTTGATGAGAAACTTGATCGTATCGAACACCTAATGGGCCGCTTAGGTCTACTAGAGCCAGAAGACGATGAAGAAGAGATCTTCGAAGAAGCACCGGTTGCATCTAAGAAGAAAGCGAGCTCTGACGAAGACTTGCTATCTCAATTCGAAGATTTCGATTTAGACAGCTTTAAAGGTTAATAGCCAATGAACGTAACCTTATTAGCAATTGCTGGTGGAATTATCATTCTCGGCTTGGGCTCTTACGCAGGTTACCTTCTACTTCAAGTGAAGAAGCAGACGGAGTTGCAAAAGCAGCATCAAGCACTTGCCATTGAAAAACGTAACGCGACGATTTACGAAAACGTAAATACTTTGTGCTTAGCGGGCATTCAAGGGCAATGTGACTTACCTGAGATCAGTATCCGAGTGTGTATCATTATGGATAATGTTCAGGGTGATGAGCGTGTCGATTTTGATTCTGAGTATCCTGCTATTACTGAGTTGTACCATATCGTAAAAGATATGGCTCGCGGAGATGCAAGACAGGAACTGACGAAGAAAGAACGCATGCAGCAGAATCTCACACGCCATAAGGCAGAGACTCGCTTGAATGATGCGGTCATTGAAGATCTGAAAAGGTTGCAAGAGAAGGTTAAGCCTCTCAACAACCAAATCAACATTCAGATGATCTAGTCGCTAAGACTTTTAAAATAGAGGCTTGTTTAATACAGAGTGTTCTTGAGTTATGCGGTTGTTGAGACATATAGTTTTGTTGAGACATATAGTTTTAATACGCCTTGTTCTTAAGACAGCTTATCTTTATAGATAGTGTTAAATGAGCCTTCTTACCTTTTGCGTCTCGTTAATCCCGACGCTTTGTTAGTGATCAAGCTAGCAGTTCTGAGTTTTTGTCTGAAAAATTGATTTTGTCTTAGAACGACCTTACTGGTCGTGTGGCAAAATAACCCGTCTATATTTTAATGTATGTAAAATGATTTGAGAGACCTTAGGTTCTCGCGGATCTAAATTGGAAATACCGCTATGTCGAGCAAGCCAGTAACAACGAATCAGCAAATCGTTTGGGATCAAGAGATCTTAAACAAGTACAACTATTCGGGACCTCGTTACACCTCATACCCAACTGCGTTGGAGTTTCATGAAGCGTTTACCGTCGCTGATTACGACATGGCGTGTACTCAATATCCTGAGCGTCCACTCTCTCTTTACGTGCATATCCCATTCTGTCACAAGCTTTGTTATTACTGTGGTTGTAATAAAGTCATTACTCGTCACTCGCATAAAGCGGATGAGTACCTTGATGTGATCGAACATGAAATCCGCCAACGCGCCTCTTTATTGAATGGTCGTGAAGTGACTCAATTGCACTTCGGTGGTGGTACGCCAACGTTTTTGACCAAAACACAAATCACTCGCTTGATGATGATTCTGCGTGAGGAATTTAACTTCACCGCTGACGCTGAGATCAGTATTGAAGTTGACCCGCGTGAGATTGAGCTAGACGTACTTGATCACCTGCGTAATGAAGGCTTCAACCGTTTGAGTATTGGTGTACAAGACTTCAATAAAGAAGTGCAGAAGTTGGTTAACCGTGAGCAAGATGAAGAGTTCATCATTGCGATGGTTCAACGTGCGAAAGAATTAGGTTTCCGCTCAACTAACCTTGATTTGATTTACGGCCTACCGAAGCAGACTCAAGCTTTGTTCGCTGAAACATTGAAGCAAGTGCTGGAGATGAAACCGGGTCGTTTATCGGTATTTAACTACGCACACATGCCTCAGTTGTTTGCTGCTCAGCGTAAGATTAAAGACGAAGACCTACCGGAAGCGAAAGAGAAAATGGCGATCTTACAAGATACCATCGAGACGCTAACGGGTGCGGGTTACCAGTTCATCGGTATGGACCACTTTGCTCTACCTGAAGATGAGCTAGCGGTTGCCCAGCGTGAAGGCATTCTGCATCGTAACTTCCAAGGCTACACCACTCAAGGTGAAGCTGACCTAATTGGTTTCGGTGTTTCTGCGATCTCTATGGTGGGTGATGCTTACGCGCAAAACCAAAAAGAGTTGAAGAAGTACTACGCTCAGGTGAATGATTTGCGTCATGCACTTTGGAAAGGTGTGGCACTAGACAGTGATGACCTTCTACGCCGTGAAGTGATCAAGCAGCTTATCTGTAACTTCAAGCTTGATAAAACCATGATCGAGTCTGAATTCTCGGTTAACTTTAATCGCTACTTCAAAGAAGATTTAGAGCTTCTACAAACCTTCATCAACGATGATTTGGTTGAAGTCGATGACAAAGAAATCCGCGTAACTCTGCGTGGCCGTTTGCTGATCCGTAACATCTGTATGTGTTTTGATAAATACCTACGTGCAAAGGCTCGCCAGCAGCAATTCTCTCGCGTTATCTAATCGCTCGATTGAGAATAGAAACATAAAAAATGCCAGCATCATGCTGGCATTTTTGTATCTGACTCATTCGAATTCTGCCTGACTAGGTGAGGCTCTCAGTGATATTTTGTTTGACCTTGGCACTTTGCTTGGAGTTGCTGAGGTCGGTAGGCCATTGGTCAAACGGAACTGGACGGCTGTATAAGAATCCTTGAGCAAGCGGGCATTGTAGTTGCTTGAGTAATTCTGCCTGTTGCTGTGTTTCAACGCCTTCGGCCACCAAGCTCACTTTGAAACCCTTAGTGATGTTAACGATGGCCGCGACGATGGAGCTATCTAGGTTCTCTTTTTCTAGCTTGCTAACGAAGCTACGATCGATTTTCAGGCAATCAAATGGCAGCTTTTGCAGATAGGCTAGGGAAGAGTAGCCAGTACCAAAATCATCAATTGCGATTGAGACCCCTAACGCTTTTAGTGTCAGCATGTTATCGATGATGGTCGGGTCGTTGTCGACGATGCGTGATTCGGTGATCTCTAGTGTCAGGTTGCTTGCTGGCAGCTTTGTGTCTCGCAACGTGCCTTTTACTTGTTCAACAAAGCCACTTTCGCTTAGCTGATCGACCGATAGATTTACGTGAATCGAGAAATCTTTGCTCCACTTTCCTGACTCAATCGCGATGGCTGTATCTCGACACGACTTATGTAGAATTTGTTTTCCGATATCGTAAATGAGCCCGCTCTCTTCCGCGAGAGGAATGAACTCGAGTGGCGAGATCACCCCTTCATCGGTTATCCAGCGAGCTAAAGCTTCAGCTCCAATAGTTGACCCGGATTCCAGGTCAATAATAGGCTGGTAAAACGGTTCGAACTGCTGAAGCTCAATAGCTCGATTCATCCGCGCCAGCATCTTGGTTCGATGTCTTGATGCTTTACCCATTTCAGGGCTATAAATACTGACATTGGTTTTGTCTTGTTTCGCATTGCTCAATGCAATACTGCTGCTGCGTAACAGTAGTGTGATGTCGTGGAGATTCGAGACCTTCACTATCCCCATCGATACCTTAATCACCACGCTCTCCGACTCCATTGAAAATGGGGAAGCGAAGGTTTGAAGTAAGCGATTAGTCAGGAGCTGAACATCATCGCTTTGCGTAACGTTTGGTGCATAGATGGCAAACTCATCACCACCAGTACGAGCCAGCAGGTATTCGGATGGTAGTGTGCCTCTTAAGCGTGCGGCCGAAATGATAAGCAGCTGATCACCATTGTAATGACCTAGGCTGTCATTGATGTCTCGGAAGCGATCAATACCAATCAAATACAGCGTGCCTTTTTCGTTGTCAGGATGTTTCTTGGCAGCGTCAATAAAGCCTTCACGACTGTATAGCTTAGTTAATGAGTCATAGGTAACCTGAGACTGTAACGCGTGAAACGAGGCCTTTAAGTTGTTGGTCATTTCATTGAATGACTCCACCAACATGCTAGTTTCATAGATATGCCCCGTCTTTGGCATGCTCGTGTCCCAATCGCCCTTAGCAAGGCGTTTTGCCGCATCCGCTGTCGAGGTTATCGGTTGGGTTACGCGATTAAAGGCAATTAACCCAGCAATGACCCCAATGCAACTCAGTGCTAGCCCTAGCAACCAACTGTTTCTTTGATTTTCTGGCAATTCACCGAGCAGATTACTTTCAGGGATCGACACCCCAATAAACCACGTGAGGCCGTGTTCATCTTCGTAAGGGGTAATTTGGTTGAAGTAGCGTTCGTTGTCTAGGCGGAAGCTAAAGCGCTGCTCGCCCAAATTATCGATTAGGTGGAATTGGTCTACGTAACTGGCGCTTTCACGTATGACGGGGTTAGCACTCTCTGTTGCCAGTAAGCGTTGGCCTTTGTTGGTTTTTCCTGTGCCCCATGAAACGACACTGCCTCCGCCTGAATGCGCGACCAAGCGTTGCTGTTTATCGATGATGTAAACAGAGGCATCCGTTCTATCTTTGAGTTTTCTGAGGAAAGCATTGAAGGTATTGATCTTGATGTCGCTGACGACGACGGCTTTGAATTCATTATCATCATAGATAGGCGCGAGAGCAGATAAGGTGATTTCTTGGCGCTCGTCAGCATTGGCATAAATTGGTGACCATAACGGTTTTTTCTGTGTCGCAACGGGTGTGTACCAAGGACGGATTCTTGGATCGTAACCTGAAATTACCGAGCGAATGTCTTCACTGATCTTACTGCCACGGTAGATGACCAACTGATCATTAGTGCGTTCGTCTTGCACCATCAAGGTGTAGCCTTTGTTGGCTTCTTTGCGGAAACCGACGTAGTTACCATCTTCAGAACCAAAGCCAATCACATCGAGTTGAGGTACAGCAGTGTAATGATCTGAAAACGTATAAAAAATATAATCTTGGACCTTGCTGAGATTACCCGCTTGATAAAGGTGGTGGTAGCCGATGTTATGGCTGAGCGAGAGGTTCGCATGAAATGGCTTTTCTAAAAAATTAGACAGGCTTTGATGAACATTATCAGTCAGTGATGTTAGTTGGCGAGCACTAACATCACTCACCATCTCTTTGTAGCTTAGCTTTTGAGTGAAAACCATTACGCCCATAGTGAACAGAAAAATCATCACGAATGGCAGAACCACAGCGGTCCTCAAAGTAATTTGTGTTTTCAAAGACATCTTTAGCTACAACTTTGGTGAATAGTGTACTGTAATTGTACCGACACTATTCAAACCAAGCGACACTTTTTGGGTTAAAAAGTAGCTGCATCGAAAATCATATAAGGTCTAGTACAGTTCTTTGAGTTTACGAGTTAGGGTATTTCTTCCCCATCCCAAAACCTTAGCTGCATCCTGTTTATGACCATTAGTATGGTTGAGTGCAGCCTCTAGCAGTATACGTTCAAACTCTGGCAGAGCATAAGTCAGCAGCTCTTTTTCTCCTGAATCAAGCGCACACTTTGCCCAATTAGCGAGCAGTTGCTGCCAGTTATCCCCAGTTCCTGAGGTTGTCACCACTTTTTCTTCCAACAGCTCTGGTGGCAGGTCTGAAGGGAGAATTTCGCTGCCGCTCGCCATCACGGTGAGCCAACGACAAATGTTCTCAAGCTGACGCACGTTACCCGGCCAATTGAGTTGGTTGAGTTTCAAAATGGTCTCAGGATGCAGTGTCTTCACTTCAACACCGAGCTCTTCGGCGGCGGATGCTAGGAAGTGGTGAGTTAGCTTTTCAATGTCTTGTTTACGTTCGCGCAGCGCTGGGATATGGATTCGGATAACGTTGAGGCGGTGGAAAAGGTCTTCACGGAAGTCACCTTCATGTACCAAGCGCTCAAGATCTTGGTGGGTTGCCGCAACGATACGCACGTCAACCTTAACCGCAGAGTGTCCACCTACACGATAGAATTGACCATCAGAAAGTACACGTAACAAGCGAGTCTGAATATCGAGTGGCATGTCGCCGATCTCATCAAGAAATAGTGTGCCGCCGTTGGCTTGTTCGAAACGTCCTTGGCGAACGCTGTTGGCTCCGGTAAAGGCGCCTTTCTCGTGGCCAAACAGTTCAGACTCGATCAGATCTTTGGGGATCGCTGCCATGTTCAAAGCAATGAAGGGTTTCTTGGCTCTTGGGCTATGACGATGCAGCGCGTGGGCAACCAGCTCTTTACCCGTACCCGATTCACCATTGATCAGCACGGATATCGATGAGCGAGACAAACGGCCAATAGCTCGGAAAACCTCCTGCATCGCAGGTGCTTCGCCGATGATTTCTGGCGCATTGGTGTCTTCAGCGACTTCACTGGCTTGCTCGCGTTTCTGTTCTTGGCTGTGCGCAATCGCTCGTTCTACGAGAGTCAGTGTCTCATCAATGTCGAACGGCTTTGGTAGATACTCAAAGGCGCCTTTTTGATAAGCATTCACCGCAGCATCGAGGTCTGAGTGCGCGGTCATGATGATTACGGGCAGGTCGGGAGAGCGTTGATGAACCTGATGCAACAGCTCAATCCCGTCAATGCCGGGCATACGAATATCAGACACCAATACGTCAGGAGTCTCGCGTTCAAGCGCAAGTAATACGCTCTCAGCATCAGCAAATGTTTCACACTTTATATCCGCAGATGAAAGTGTTTTCTCTACTACCCAGCGGATAGAACTGTCGTCATCGACGACCCAAACGTATCCCTTACTCATAATTCAATTCCTTTGCAGCCAAATCTATTGTGATAATCATTGTTGTTTTTATGATGTCTTAATCTTTGTGTTACCGAGTTGAGTCTTCATCTCGCTGTCTAATCGCGAGGTTCTTGTGACCTAAATCGGTAGATAAATCGTGAATGTGGTGTTACCTGGCCAACTTTCAACATCAATTTTTCCGTTGTGCTGATCGATCAGGTTTTGAGATATCGATAACCCTAAGCCTGTGCCACCCTCTCGTCCGCTAACCATTGGGTAAAAAAGCGTGTCTTTTAAATCATCGGGGATGCCTGGGCCGTTATCGCTGATCTCAATGCGTGCAGCGAGTTTGTGTCGCTGACCATGAATGTTGGCTTGATGCACCGTTCTGGTGCGAATGGTAATTTTGCCCGAATCTTGTGCCTTTAAAATCTGCGCCGCATTGCTCACGATATTGAGCATCGCCTGTTCAACCTGCGCTGAGTCCATCACTATTGGTGGCAGGCTTGGATCGTAGTCTCGCTCAATCGCCAGTGTGGATCCGGATTCGAGCTCGACCAACTGCCTTACTTTTTCAAGTATCTGGTGAAGGTTCTCTTCTGACTTGGTTCCCGGCTTCTGTGGACCAAGCAGACGGTCGACCAAGGCTCTTAAGCGGTCGGCTTGTTCAATAATGATCTGGGTGTATTCATTCAAAGATTGATCAGGGAGCATCTTGCCAAGTAATTGCGCCGCTCCTCTTAAGCCGCCTAGTGGGTTCTTTATCTCATGAGCTAATCCACGCACCAGCAGCTTAGCCGCTTGCTGTTGTGCGTGTTGGTTAAGCTCTTGGCTGAGTCTTCTTTGCTGGTCTATCTTGCGCATCTCAACCAATAACAGCGTCTCACGTTGCCAAGAGATTGGGCTAACCGTTACCTCAAGCATCAGAGGGCGGTTATCAACAACAAAGGTCACGTCGCTATCGGTAATGCTTTGGCCACTTTGTAGCGGTTGCGTTAGCAATGCCAAATCAAGAGAAGCATGTTGGATAAGCTGACTCAGTGGGTGATCAACAATGCGTCGCGCACTTTGTGAAAAGAGTTGTTCAGCCGCCGGATTGGCGTATCGCACATAGAGTTGCTCATCGAGCATCAATGTCGAAGTCACCATATTGTCGAGAATGGCGCTGGAAAGATGATGTGTATCTATGCTGTCGCTTTTGGCTGATCGATTCACTATTTCGTCCTTGAACTGGTGTTTTTCTCACTGCACCAAAATGGTGCGTAGCTAAGTTCAAGTATGGCGCATATCAACCAGAAGCTAAAGATAATTCATTAGAGTCGCTGAAAGCTGCTTCGATTAGGTGAAAAGTAGAGGTTATTTGGCCTCTTTTAACACATTGGCCTACTTGAGCGTCGCTCGATGTAAATACACGGTGACTGGACTAGTAGATGCAATAAGCTTGCCGCTTCTATGTGCTTGAATTGCAATGGTGTGAGTACCTCGATCGATACCTTTTAATTCCCAGTTAGGTTGGGTTTGAGGAGCGCCATAACGACGGCCATCGAGCATTAATTGTAACTGCTCTCCAATACCAAGTTTTCGGTTGAGCTCTATCTGAACCGGGATTAACCCACGGTTGCTACGAATCGTTTGGTCATGAACTGGAGTCAACATGGTGAGTACTAATTGAGTGGGAACCTCGCGCTCAGTGGTTTCTGTTTCTGCCTGAGTTTTAGCTGGCATTGCCGTTTTAGTTGTAGATGAAGCAGCGGCGTCAACCGGAGTCGAGGCCTCAAATTTAGGAGCGGGTGCTGAAGCTTGCACATCTGGCAGGCGAAGGGCCTCGGCATCTTGAGCGCTAGGGTTATCACTAAAGTGGAGCACGCCTTCTTCATCTACCCAGGTATATACTGTTTGAGCTGAGCATGAGAGTGCGACTGTTAACCCGATCAGGAACAGTATATTTTTCATATCTTTAGCCTCTTTTTCACCGTTAGATGATTTCACGTTTGGCGTTGGTTTTATTGTATTTCGCGCGACAGCCTCTGAGGGCTTTTGTCTAAGGTATGTTACGAGGAGGGGAGCGTCGAGAGAATATAAAAAAGGCCCGCCTGCGAGGCGAGCCTAATATTTAGTTAGCGATTCTTACAAGGTTGCAGTAAGAAATGGCTTATCTCTACCAGAGATTAAACTGAGTAGTACAGTTCAAACTCAAGTGGGTGTGTAGCCATGTTCACGCGTTGTACGTCGTCAGATTTCAGAGCGATGTAAGAATCGATGAAGTCGTCAGAGAATACGCCGCCAGCTGTTAGGAACTCACGGTCTTCGCTAAGCGCTGCTAGAGCTTCTTGTAGAGATTCTGCAACTGTTGGGATTTCAGCTGCTTCTTCTGCAGGAAGGTCGTATAGATCTTTATCCATAGCTTCGCCTGGGTGAATCTTGTTCTTGATGCCGTCAAGGCCAGCCATAAGCATTGCTGAGTAGCATAGGTATGGGTTAGCTGCTGGGTCACCAAAACGTAGCTCGATACGACGTGCTTTAGGGCTTGGTACTACTGGGATACGGATAGAAGCAGAACGGTTACGTGCTGAGTAAGCAAGCATTACAGGTGCTTCGAAACCAGGTACAAGACGCTTGTACGAGTTAGTTGATGGGTTAGCAAACGCGTTGATTGCACGAGCGTGCTTGATTACACCACCGATGTAGTAAAGAGCCATTTCAGATAGGCCGCCGTACTTATCACCAGCAAACAGGTTAACGCCGTCTTTTGCTAGAGATTGGTGAACGTGCATACCAGAACCGTTATCACCAACTAGTGGCTTAGGCATGAATGTCGCTGTTTTACCAAATGCGTGAGCAACGTTGTGTACAACGTACTTGTAGATTTGAGTTTCATCAGCTTTCGCTGTTAGCGTGTTGAAGCGAGTAGCGATTTCGTTTTGACCCGCAGTTGCTACTTCGTGGTGGTGAGCTTCAACTACTAGGCCCATCTCTTCCATTACTAGACACATTGCTGAACGGATGTCTTGAGATGAATCTACAGGAGCTACTGGGAAGTAACCGCCTTTAACGCCAGGACGGTGACCTTTGTTACCGCCTTCGAAGTCAGTACCTGTGTTCCAAGCTGCTTCTACGTCATCGATCTTGAAGAAAGAACCAGACATGTCGTTTGAGAACTTAACGTCATCAAATAGGAAGAACTCTGGCTCTGGACCAACTAGAACTGTGTCTGCGATACCTGTAGAACGTAGGTATTCTTCAGAACGTTTAGCGATAGAGCGTGGGTCACGGTCGTAGCCTTGCATTGTTGCAGGCTCAAGAATGTCACAACGGATGTTTAGCGTTGCGTCTTCTGTGAATGGGTCCAGTACAGCAGATGCTGCGTCTGGCATCATTACCATGTCAGATTCGTTAATGCCTTTCCAACCAGCTACTGAAGAGCCGTCAAACATTTTGCCTTCTTCGAAGAAGTCTGCATCAACTTGGTGAGAAGGAATAGAGATATGCTGCTCTTTACCTTTTGTATCAGTAAAACGTAAGTCGATAAATTTAACTTCGTTCTCTTGGATCAGGGATAGTACATTTTCTACTGACATCTTGGATAACCTCCAGTGTTATTAATTCGGTATTAGCTCGATTCGGTTGAAACTAGCATTGATTAATGTCTCTAAGTGCATTAATCGATGCTGATTTATCTATAGCCAAAAACGTGCCAAAAAAATTATTCCATTAATTTCAATGATTTAACTGTTTTTAAGTTTTGCTCAATCTACTTTTTGCACCAAAATGATCTCTGATTGCACGTTATTGGTGCAATCGGTTGTCTGTGCACCAATATGAGACATAAGCGAGCACCATTCAGCAATGAATTGCCTAAGTTGTCAATCCACTTTTGTTATTTAGCGGGAGATTTGACTCGCCACTCGCAGGTGATGCTTTTTTAGAGTCCTACGAATTTGGCTGCTCAACACTGTACTGAATCAAAGTTAAGCGGATATGAATCGCTAATAAAGAAAAAAGCCCCGGTTCAGATCACATATTTCTGGGTTTTTGTCTAGAATCTGGTATATTATTGACCGTTTTTTAAATCAAGCTAGCGGTTATTATCCAAACTTTTGAGATAAGTGACGGCTACTTTTATGAGTGAATCGAGAATCCATGTCTACTCCACAGATTGATAAGTTAAGAAATATCGCGATCATCGCGCACGTTGACCACGGTAAAACGACTTTGGTTGATAAACTGCTACAACAGTCAGGCACTCTTGAGTCTCGTGGTGAAGCTGAAGAGCGTGTCATGGATTCGAATGACATCGAAAAAGAGCGTGGCATTACCATTCTTGCTAAGAACACAGCAATCAACTGGAATGATTACCGCATCAACATCGTAGATACTCCGGGACACGCGGACTTCGGTGGTGAAGTTGAGCGTATCATGTCTATGGTTGACTCTGTTCTGCTTATCGTTGACGCAGTTGACGGCCCAATGCCTCAAACTCGTTTCGTAACGCAAAAAGCATTCGCACACGGTCTTAAGCCAATCGTTGTAATCAACAAGATTGACCGCCCAGGCGCTCGTCCTGATTGGGTTATGGATCAAGTATTTGACCTTTTCGACAACCTAGGTGCTACTGATGAGCAACTAGACTTCACAGTTGTTTACGCTTCAGCTCTAAACGGCTGGGCAACAATGACTGAGGGCGAAACTGGCGAGAACATGGAACCATTGTTCCAAGCTGTTGTTGATACAGTAGACGCGCCTGCAGTTGACCTTGACGGTCCACTACAAATGCAAATTTCGCAACTTGATTACAGCTCTTACGTAGGTGTTATCGGTGTTGCTCGTGTTACTCGTGGTTCTGTTAAGCCAAACCAACAAGTAACTATCGTAAATGCAGAAGGCAAAAAACGTAACGGTAAAGTAGGTACAGTTCTTGGTTACCTAGGTCTTGACCGTCACGAAGTTGAGCAAGCTAACGCTGGCGACATCATTGCAATCACTGGTCTTGGTGAGCTGAAAATTTCAGACACTATCTGTGACGTAAACAATGTTGAAGCAATGACTCCGCTTTCTGTTGATGAACCAACAGTAACAATGACGTTCCAAGTAAACACTTCTCCGTTCGCGGGTAAAGAAGGTAAGTTCGTTACTTCACGTAACATCCTTGAGCGTCTAGAGAAAGAACTAGTACACAACGTTGCACTACGTGTTGAAGAAACTGATAACCCAGATCGTTTCCGTGTTTCAGGTCGTGGTGAACTTCACCTATCTATCCTGATCGAAAACATGCGTCGTGAAGGTTTCGAGCTAGCTGTATCTCGTCCAGAAGTTATCATCAAGAAAGACGAAGATGGCAACCTAACTGAACCGTTTGAAACTGTGACTATCGACGTGCTTGAAGAGCACCAAGGTGGCATCATGGAAAACATCGGTCTACGTAAAGGTGAGCTAACTGATATGTCTCCAGATGGCAAAGGCCGTGTTCGCATGGACTTCATGATGCCTTCTCGTGGTCTTATCGGTTTCCAAACTGAGTTCCTAACGCTAACGTCTGGTTCTGGTCTTCTTTACCACTCATTTGATCACTACGGTCCTCACAAAGGCGGCGTAATTGGTCAACGTAACAACGGTGTTCTAATCTCGAACGCGACTGGTAAAGCTCTGACTTACG includes:
- the glnA gene encoding glutamate--ammonia ligase; amino-acid sequence: MSVENVLSLIQENEVKFIDLRFTDTKGKEQHISIPSHQVDADFFEEGKMFDGSSVAGWKGINESDMVMMPDAASAVLDPFTEDATLNIRCDILEPATMQGYDRDPRSIAKRSEEYLRSTGIADTVLVGPEPEFFLFDDVKFSNDMSGSFFKIDDVEAAWNTGTDFEGGNKGHRPGVKGGYFPVAPVDSSQDIRSAMCLVMEEMGLVVEAHHHEVATAGQNEIATRFNTLTAKADETQIYKYVVHNVAHAFGKTATFMPKPLVGDNGSGMHVHQSLAKDGVNLFAGDKYGGLSEMALYYIGGVIKHARAINAFANPSTNSYKRLVPGFEAPVMLAYSARNRSASIRIPVVPSPKARRIELRFGDPAANPYLCYSAMLMAGLDGIKNKIHPGEAMDKDLYDLPAEEAAEIPTVAESLQEALAALSEDREFLTAGGVFSDDFIDSYIALKSDDVQRVNMATHPLEFELYYSV
- the typA gene encoding translational GTPase TypA; this translates as MSTPQIDKLRNIAIIAHVDHGKTTLVDKLLQQSGTLESRGEAEERVMDSNDIEKERGITILAKNTAINWNDYRINIVDTPGHADFGGEVERIMSMVDSVLLIVDAVDGPMPQTRFVTQKAFAHGLKPIVVINKIDRPGARPDWVMDQVFDLFDNLGATDEQLDFTVVYASALNGWATMTEGETGENMEPLFQAVVDTVDAPAVDLDGPLQMQISQLDYSSYVGVIGVARVTRGSVKPNQQVTIVNAEGKKRNGKVGTVLGYLGLDRHEVEQANAGDIIAITGLGELKISDTICDVNNVEAMTPLSVDEPTVTMTFQVNTSPFAGKEGKFVTSRNILERLEKELVHNVALRVEETDNPDRFRVSGRGELHLSILIENMRREGFELAVSRPEVIIKKDEDGNLTEPFETVTIDVLEEHQGGIMENIGLRKGELTDMSPDGKGRVRMDFMMPSRGLIGFQTEFLTLTSGSGLLYHSFDHYGPHKGGVIGQRNNGVLISNATGKALTYALFNLQERGRLFAEHADEVYEGQIIGIHNRSNDLTVNCLKGKQLTNVRASGTDEAQVLSPPIRHTLEQALEFIDEDELVEVTPVSIRIRKKLLTENERKRAARPAKA